The nucleotide sequence CGACGGCCGCCTTCAGCCGATGCCGGCCTACTGGCAGCACGACGACGGCCCGCCGCGCGGCGTGATGAAAAACGGCTGCACCACCAACAGCGTGATGTTCCTGCTCTACTACGGCCTGACCCAAAACGACCGCGAGGCCCAGCGCCTGGCTAAGAAGGGAACCGCGTTTCTTCTCCAAGCCCAGGACGCCAACGCACTCGGCCTCTGGTGCAACACCTATCCGATCCTGCCGACCGACGACCCCTTCGGCAACTGCGAAGCCGGCCTCGCCGACGACTCAGCCACGCCGTCCGCCCTCTGGGTGCTCCGGGCCCTCCACGGCACAACCGGCAACGCGGACTATCTGGCCCGCCTGACCCGCGCCGCCCAGAAAGTGGCCCAGCTTTTTGACTTCAACGACAAGACCGCCGGGTGGGCCCGCTACTACGATAGGTCCGGCCGCGCGTGCGACGCCCGCGTCATCGAAAAGGCCACGAACATCGAGACGCGATCCGGAATCGAACTGGTCGTTGCCCTGATCGAGGCCCACCGCCTGATCGGCGATCCACGACTGCTCGAACCGTGCCGCCGCTGGTCAAGCTTCATGATCGACGCCATGACTTGCGACCAAACGCCCGGCTGGCACGAACACTACGACCGAACCACCGGCCAACCCGTCCACTTCGACGGCCGAAACGAAGACGGCGTCGGCACCGAAGTCTCCGGCAAAGCCGCCCTCGCCCTCCTCCAATTTGGTCTCCACGCCGGCGACGACCGTGCCGTCGACGCCGCGCGACGCTACGCCGATTTCCTGATCGACCGTTTCCCCTCCGCCGGCTGGTGGGCCACCGGCTACCACCGCCACAGCGGCCAACCCCTCAGCTACGACTGGCGAAACCATCAATGGACCGCCGCCCACGACGCGATGATCCACGCCACCCCCCTGGCCCTCCTGACCGAACTGGCCAAAACCACCAGCCAGCCGCGCTACCTCGACGCCGCCGCCCGCGCCGCCCAGCGCCTGGCCCAACTCCAACTCGACTGCGGCGGATGGGCCTTCACCTACCAGACCGACACCAACCAACCCGCCGGCGGCGTCTGGCAGCCCGGCCGAAAAGACCTCGCCCGCGACCCCGACGCCAAACACCCCTTCATGCACGTCTGCCAGTCCATCTACGCCAGCGAAAGCGGCATCGGCAACCAGATCATCGCCTGGGAACTCATGAACCTTGCCGACCTCCTGCAAGGCCGACCCGACATCCACCACTGGCAGACCACCTACGGCATGCCCGTCCCGTTCCTACTGAACCGGCACCGGCCAACCGCCAGCCCCGAACGCGACGCATAGGGCCTTTAATATTATAATTACTACATACTCCTAATTGTAATTTATCAAACTTGCATAATCCCACCAAATTCGCTATGTTTGGGATTTATAGACGTAGTTTTTCTGCTCAGTCGCGGTGGGTTGCCCAACTCCGTGCATCGAAGACCTTCAGATAGCCGGATTCCGGCTGGGCCGGCGGACGCGGACGCTCCAGAACCCGTGGCCGTGGGACGTCTCGGACCAAGGGAATCGGGAAATGAAACGACAAATGTGGAAGGGCTGGCGCCTCTGTATCATCTCGGTGCTCCTGGGACCAGCCGCTGCGCCGCTCCTGGCGGTCCCGGCCTGTCCCGCACCCATGGAAGTCCACCAGCCGGACGGAACGCCCGTCACCGTCTTTCTGCGGGGTGACGAACGGGCCCACTGGCACCAGGACGATCAGGGCTTTCCCGTCGTTCAGGAACGCCGCGGACGCGGCAAGGGCGCGAGCACCTGGTGGGTCTACGCCCAGCAGCACAACGGCATGTTCAAGCCGACCCCTCACGCCCTCGGCAGAACCAATCCCAAAGCCCTCGGCCTCAAACGCGTCAACCCCAAACCTCTGCGACGCGCCGCGGCCGCCGACGCCAACCTCCCGGTCCAAAGCGACTACGCCTCGCCTCCAGCCGCCTCAACCGGCGCCGCCATGGGCAACCTGGTGCTGCTGGTCAACTTCGCCGACCTCGCCGTCGAATACTCCCGCGAAGGCTACGAGGACCTCTTCAACCAGATCGGATACGCCGACGACGGCGCGGGAGGATCGGTGCGCGATTACTACCTGGAGGTCTCCTACGGCCAGCTCGACGTCGTCGCCACCGTCGTCGAGCCGGTCACCCTGGACAACGGCTACGCATGGTACGGCGGCAACGATACCTACGGCCGCGACCTTCGGCCCAGGGACATGATCGTCGAGGCCCTGGCCAAGCTGGATCAGCGGGGATTCGACTTCACCACCGTTGACCTGAATCGCGACAACAGGATTGACGGCCTGTGCGTCATCCACGCCGGAGGCGGCGAGGAATACTCCGGCAATAACCCCAACTACATCTGGTCGCACATGGGCAGCCTTCTGTCTGCTGCGGTCCATGACGGCGTGGCCATCAGCCGCTACCATACCGAACCCGCCCGGCGCGGATGGGATAACAACCCTTCGTCGCAGGGCATCACCCGAATCGGCGTCATCTGCCACGAACACGGCCATTTCCTCGGACTGCCCGACCTCTACGACTACGGCTACGACAGCCGAGGCGTCGGCGACTTCTGCATCATGGGCTACGGATGCTGGAACGGCGACTACGGCACCCATCCCGCCCACTTCAGCGCCTGGTGCAAGATGTCCCTGGGCTGGATGCCTCCCACGATCGTCACCTCGCCCGGACGCTTCTTCCTGGACGACGCCGCCGTCGCACCACAGATGTACCTGCTCCTGCCGCCCGGGCAGTTCGCCGAGTTCTTCCTCATCGAAAACCGCCACGGCGCCGGCTTCGACCAGTATCTGCCCGGATCGCAGCGGGGCATCCTGATCTGGCACATCGACACGACCCGCTACAGCAACGACGACCAGACCCGCTACAGGGTCGATCTCGAAGAGGCCTCCGGCGTCCAGCACGTCCAGCTCAACCAGAACGACGGCGACGACGCCGACTACTTCCGCGAAGGCAGCGCCGCCGAGTTCACCGAGACCACCACGCCGAACAACCTCAGCTACGGCGGCGTCCCGCTGGGCCTCAACATTGTCAACGTCGGACCCGCCGGGCCCACCATGAGCTTCGACGCCGTTCCTCCGCGCGTCACCATCTCCGGCCATGTGCGGACCTTCACCGGCGCCGCTGTGGCCAACGTCGAGCTCGCCGCGACCGATGGTCCGAGCACGACCACCGATCCCAACGGCTTCTACCAGCTCACCGTTCCCGGCGGGTGGTCCGGAACCGTCACCCCCAGCCGGGCCAATTGGACCTTCGAACCGGCTGAGCGATCCTTCAGCTTCATGCTCGCGGACGCCGCCGATCGGGACTTTGCCGGCTATCTGCCCGGCGACGCCGACGGCGACGCCACCGTCGGCTACGCCGATTTCCAGATCCTCTACGATCACTGGAGCCAGAGCGGCGACTGGGCCCAGGGCGATTTCGACGGCAACGGCGTCATCGGCTTCGGCGACTTCCAGATCCTGCTGGACCATTGGGGCCTCAACTAGCGCTCGATGCGCCGCCAGCGGAAGCCGCATTGCCGTTGTCGAATCCCCCTCGCCAGCGGTATAGTCTTCCAGACGCAGTGTCGCGGTTCGAGGAAATCCGATGAGCGAAAAAACCATCATCTACAACGACGACGGGTGGTCCACCTACATGCGGTCGCCTGCCCCGATGTCCGCCGACCGGATCGTCCGCCGGACCGTCGGACCCGTTGCCGGAACCGCCGTCCGCGTCTACCAGTTCTGCGCCCTCGGCGGCCACGCCGTCAACTACAACTCCACCTTCCTCCCGCGCGTCGGCGAGATGATGGACGCGATCGACACCATGCACGTCTGGCGCATGCGCGAAACCCTTCGGGCCCTCGAAGCCGAAGGCACCGACCCGCTGCACGTGGTCAGCCGGGCCTGCCGCCAACACGACATCGACTGCCAGTTCAGCCTGCGAATGAACGACGCCCACCATACCTACCGAAAGCGCGACGGCTCGTGGTACTTTCCCGAACTCCAGTCGCCCTGGCTCGACGAGCATCCCGAACTGCTCCTGGACAACCGCACCCTCGACTACGCCCAGCCGGCGGTCCACCAGTACCGCCAACGCCAGATCCGCGAAATCCTCGACCGCTACGAACACGTCGCCGGCATCGACCTGGACTTCACGCGATTCCAGCCCTGGTTCCGCCCGGGACATCAAGAGGCCGGCCGCCCCCTGATGACCCAACTGATCCGCGACCTGCGGGCGATCACCCGCCAGGCGGGACGAACCCTCAGCGCCCGCTTCGAATACGATCCGCACGCTGTGATCGCCAGCGGCCTCGACGTCGAAACGTGGCTCGACGAACGGCTGCTCGACCAGATCACCCTCGGCGTCACCGGCGACCACGCGCCCGACTCTCCAAGCCGCTGGTGGATCGACCGCGCCCACCGCGCCGGTTGCCGCGTCTTTCCCGGCATCGAAGGCCAACTGCACTGGATCGCAAGCTGCGGCACCGGCGGCGCCGGCCTGCATCCGGGCAACGGCGTCGAGGACGGATTCGGCCCGCCCTCGATGCCCTACATGCGGGCCGTCGCCGCCAACCACTACGCCGACGGGGCCGACGGCCTGAGCCTCTTTAACTTCACCTGCGCCGACGGGCCCTTCCCGCGAGAGACCTTCACCGAACTGGCCGAACCGTCCGCGATGGCCTTTGGCGACAAGCAGTACGTCGCCGCCGTCTGGCCGTCCGACCACCAGATCTACCAGAGCCACTGGACCAGCCGATTTCGACTCGCTCCGGACGAACCCCGCGCCGCCTACCCGCTTCGCATCGCCGACGACCTGCCCGAAGCGCAGCGCCGCGACCTGGCCCCCTCAGCCGTGCTGACGCTCGACCTGATGGGCCTCAACGCCATCGACGACGTCGAAATCCACGTCAACGACGTGCCGCTGGCCTGGAACGGCGACCTCTACAACCACTACGACCACGGCGGCTGGAACGACGTCGTCCGTTTCGACGCGCCCACCGCCGCCCTCCGCCAGGGCGAGAACGCCGTCACCATCCACCGCCTCAAGGACAACCCCGGTTTCTCCGGCAATATCGAGGTCCGCAAGTGCGTGCTGGAAATCCGCTACCGCCGCACGTTTTGCCCGGGAACGATCCAGCCGCCCGCCGGGTAAAAAATCGGACGACGCCGGGGTCGGGGTAGGTAAACCCCCCGGCGTCGTCTGTTGCCCTACGCCTTCAGCACCGGTCTTTAGAACCCATCCACCTCCGACGAAGTCTCCGCTGGCGCAAACGCCGACCGCCGGGAGACTCCGCTCTTGACCTTCGCCACGGCGTGGACCCGTTCGGAGGGCTCAGACGGGCTGGGGTGACCCGCATGGCCTCCGCGACTGGTATCTCCGATCACCCGCACGAGCGTCTCGACCACCTCGTTGAGCTGGCGAACCTGCGACGAGAGCGACTCGCACGCCGATGCCGTCTCCTCCGCGTTCGCCGCGTTCGACTGAGTTACGTGGTCCATCTGCGAAATGGCGGTGTTGATCTGCTCGATGCCCTGGGCCTGCTGATCGCTGGCCCCCGAAACCTGCCCGATAAGCTGTCCCACCTCGCCGACGCCCGTCACAATCTCCGAAAGGATGTCGCCGACCTCCTGCGAAACCATCACACCGTTCTCGGCGTTCTTCTGGGCTTCCTCGATCAGGCCCGCTGTGTTCCTGGCCGCCTCCGCCGACCGCTGGGCCAGGTTGCGCACCTCCTCAGCCACCACGGCAAAGCCCTTGCCCGCCTCGCCCGCCCGCGCGGCCTCCACCGCGGCGTTGAGCGCCAGCAGATTCGTCTGGAACGCGATCTCGTCGATCGTCTTGAGGATCTTGGCCGTCTGGTCGGACGAGGCCTTGATCTTATTGATCGCTTCGGACATTCGCGTCATGGCGTCCTTCGACTTGGCCGCCGCCGATCCCACCGTCTCAGCCGTCCCGTTGGCCTGCCTGGCGTTCTCGGCGTTCTTCCGGGTCATCGACGTCATCTCCTCCAGCGACGACGACGTCTCCTCCAGGCTCGACGCCTGCTCGCTGGCCCCTTCGGCGATCTGCTGGGTCGCCTGCGAAACCTGCTGCGACGCCGATCCCACCGAACTCGCCGTCTCCTTCAAACGCCCCACCGCTGCCCCGATCTGACGGGTCAGGTATCGCGCGACCAGGAACCAGACCAACAGGGCGCCGAACACCGCCGCGCCGCTGACCACAAGCTGAATGACCGTCCCCTGTTTGGCGAGCTGGCGCACCTGCTGCTCAGCCTTCTGAAACTCCTCCACGTACGAACCGACGCCGATCACCCAGTCCCACGGCGCAAAGTACATCACCCGCGCCACCTTCACCCGAGCCGTCGCGTCCCCGGCGTTCTTCCACGGATACCGCTGCTCCGCCACTTCGTTCGGACCCAGGTTCAACGCCTTCTTGCAGATCTCCTGGATAAACAGCACGCCGTCCGCGTCCTTGGCCTCCCAGATGTTCTCGCCGTCACGCTTGCCGTTCTGCGAAATCACGTAGTGGCCCTGGCTGTCCAGAATGTACACGTAGCCGGTCTCGCCCACCTTGGTGTTC is from Phycisphaerae bacterium and encodes:
- a CDS encoding M6 family metalloprotease domain-containing protein, whose product is MKRQMWKGWRLCIISVLLGPAAAPLLAVPACPAPMEVHQPDGTPVTVFLRGDERAHWHQDDQGFPVVQERRGRGKGASTWWVYAQQHNGMFKPTPHALGRTNPKALGLKRVNPKPLRRAAAADANLPVQSDYASPPAASTGAAMGNLVLLVNFADLAVEYSREGYEDLFNQIGYADDGAGGSVRDYYLEVSYGQLDVVATVVEPVTLDNGYAWYGGNDTYGRDLRPRDMIVEALAKLDQRGFDFTTVDLNRDNRIDGLCVIHAGGGEEYSGNNPNYIWSHMGSLLSAAVHDGVAISRYHTEPARRGWDNNPSSQGITRIGVICHEHGHFLGLPDLYDYGYDSRGVGDFCIMGYGCWNGDYGTHPAHFSAWCKMSLGWMPPTIVTSPGRFFLDDAAVAPQMYLLLPPGQFAEFFLIENRHGAGFDQYLPGSQRGILIWHIDTTRYSNDDQTRYRVDLEEASGVQHVQLNQNDGDDADYFREGSAAEFTETTTPNNLSYGGVPLGLNIVNVGPAGPTMSFDAVPPRVTISGHVRTFTGAAVANVELAATDGPSTTTDPNGFYQLTVPGGWSGTVTPSRANWTFEPAERSFSFMLADAADRDFAGYLPGDADGDATVGYADFQILYDHWSQSGDWAQGDFDGNGVIGFGDFQILLDHWGLN
- a CDS encoding methyl-accepting chemotaxis protein, coding for AAVEECQTLAYADLDHIAEGVYAMCASQQELLQQSINDSLNVARRVLAQTGPVRFAEETVTWTAIDQFTKTEKSVSLPKMMVGDVWLGQNTEAKTASPVVDEVMEVVGATCTIFQRMNEEGDLLRVCTNVCKQDGSRAIGTFIPKLEPGGKANPVVEAILKGQSFQGRTYVVNGWYITAYEPIKDAAGNVVGALYVGVPQESVTSLRQAVMNTKVGETGYVYILDSQGHYVISQNGKRDGENIWEAKDADGVLFIQEICKKALNLGPNEVAEQRYPWKNAGDATARVKVARVMYFAPWDWVIGVGSYVEEFQKAEQQVRQLAKQGTVIQLVVSGAAVFGALLVWFLVARYLTRQIGAAVGRLKETASSVGSASQQVSQATQQIAEGASEQASSLEETSSSLEEMTSMTRKNAENARQANGTAETVGSAAAKSKDAMTRMSEAINKIKASSDQTAKILKTIDEIAFQTNLLALNAAVEAARAGEAGKGFAVVAEEVRNLAQRSAEAARNTAGLIEEAQKNAENGVMVSQEVGDILSEIVTGVGEVGQLIGQVSGASDQQAQGIEQINTAISQMDHVTQSNAANAEETASACESLSSQVRQLNEVVETLVRVIGDTSRGGHAGHPSPSEPSERVHAVAKVKSGVSRRSAFAPAETSSEVDGF